One window from the genome of Zonotrichia leucophrys gambelii isolate GWCS_2022_RI chromosome 27, RI_Zleu_2.0, whole genome shotgun sequence encodes:
- the MLLT6 gene encoding protein AF-17 isoform X1, with protein MKEMVGGCCVCSDERGWAENPLVYCDGHGCNVAVHQACYGIVQVPTGPWFCRKCESQERAARVRCELCPHKDGALKRTDNGGWAHVVCALYIPEVQFANVLTMEPIVLQYVPHDRFNKTCYICEEQGRESKAASGACMACNRHGCRQAFHVTCAQMAGLLCEEEVLEVDNVKYCGYCKYHFNKMKTSRHSGTSSFLPGRRSRSASPAQEKHLSHHERPKKSRKDKERPKQKHKKRPDSPNSLPPAPVAMAAEKGSSSHHEATKESSEVARAEAKGRKSSSHGSSHKGKKMGSGKSSAGFGSAPAGGTFQTAGSSCSLPGSQDFAPFPKLEQEDEKFRKATSSSSSSHCSPLSEGPKADVFEQKVIFSGFGSIMRFSTSAVGQPRARDASPVDYKASSTLGGPAGGTGGTAGAAGSGHKRMPSLGSEEGEVLKEKKHKGSKKNKHGPGRPKAGKGKEVLGAQLAGSTSTSSSPFSGGSLVSSSIGNSSRSFSHPGSLPSLSMESPLLGSGIYTSNKDPIPLGAALRAVCSTPLPSGLLPHQGGAALPQLSRSPFASSIPASSSAGSTTQVFSLAGSTFSLPSSHIFGSPLTSGLSLNPLLSQPESSRAEPDLEDCGFGCRGTSPQESLSSMSPISSLPTLFDQTVSCSSSGQLDNVPQATPNIEQLLEKQGNGEAGVNIVEMLKALHSLQKENQRLQEQIMTLTAKKERLQLLNVQLSVPFPVVTSSNGPGSQSQYILPANVCGGDSLSISKSPPCKNSFGIENSLSTSSEDPHSGCPSRSSSSLSFHSTPPPLPMLQPSPASLPLPGAQQVNGLARAAGGGLAGASGGSHGLSAVPMVDGLLGSLAGAQQMPLNGILGSLNGAQPAPPPSAAPALQLSTSLSSVASLSPLTEQQRHVLQQHEQQLQQLQQLLTSQPLNPEQQALVFQMMQQIQQKRELQRLQMSGSSQLSLLAATSAPLHPSPSALLTSAAPSGSSLLASLSPQQLNPGGALLAPQATPPLGSGPAMAPNPFLSLQPDGSAPKGTPLGDKGAPLAQDKG; from the exons ATGAAGGAGATGGTGGGAGGCTGCTGTGTGTGTTCCGACGAGCGCGGCTGGGCGGAGAACCCGCTCGTCTACTGCGACGGCCACGGCTGCAATGTGGCCGTGCACCAAG CTTGTTATGGAATTGTCCAGGTTCCCACCGGCCCCTGGTTCTGCCGGAAATGTGAATCCCAGGAAAGAGCCGCCCGAGTG aGGTGCGAGCTGTGTCCCCACAAGGATGGAGCCCTGAAGCGCACGGACAATGGGG gctgggcCCACGTGGTGTGTGCCCTATACATCCCCGAGGTGCAGTTTGCCAACGTGCTCACCATGGAGCCCATCGTGCTCCAGTACGTCCCCCACGACCGCTTCAACAAG aCCTGCTACATCTGCGAGGAGCAAGGGCGGGAGAGCAAGGCGGCCTCGGGGGCCTGCATGGCCTGCAACCGTCACGGCTGCCGCCAGGCCTTCCATGTCACCTG TGCACAGATGGCCGGGCTCCTGTGTgaggaggaggtgctggaggTCGACAATGTCAAATACTGCGGCTACTGCAAATACCACTTCAACAAAATG AAGACCTCGCGCCATTCCGGGACCAGCTCCTTTCTCCCGGGCAGGAGGAGCcgctcagcatccccagcccaggaAAAGCACCTGTCCCACCACGAGCGGCCAAAAAAG agccGCAAGGACAAGGAGAGGCCGAAGCAGAAGCACAAAAAGCGGCCGGATTCCCCCAACAGCCTCCCCCCAGCACCTGTGGCCATGGCTGCTGAGAAG ggctccagcagccaccACGAGGCCACCAAGGAGAGCTCAGAGGTGGCCAGGGCAGAGGCCAAGGGCAGGAAATCCTCGAGCCACGGCAGCAGCCACAAGGGCAAGAAGATGGGAAGTGGGAAAAGCTCCGCAGGCTTTGGATCTGCCCCAGCTGGAGGAACCTTCCAGACGGCCg gctcctcctgcagcctgcccgGCTCCCAGGACTTCGCGCCCTTCCccaagctggagcaggaggatgagAAGTTCCGCAAGgccaccagctccagctcctcctcgcATTGCTCGCCACTCTCTGAGGGCCCCAAGGCCGACGTCTTCGAGCAGAAGGTCATCTTCTCCGGCTTCGGCTCTATCATGCGCTTCTCCACCTCAGCCGTGGGCCAGCCCCGAGCCCGCGACGCCTCACCCGTGGACTACAAAGCCTCCAGCACCCTTGGTGGCCCCGCGGGTGGCACGGGTGGCACGGCTGGCGCCGCCGGGAGCGGCCACAAGCGGATGCCGTCGCTGGGCTCCGAGGAGGGAGAGGTGCTCAAGGAGAAGAAGCACAAGGGCAGCAAGAAGAACAAGCATGGCCCTGGCAGGCCCAAGGCGGGCAAAGGCAAAGAGGTTTTGGGGGCCCAGCTGGCTGGGtccacctccacctcctcctctcccttctccgGGGGATCCCTCGTCAGCTCTAGCATCGGGAATTCTTCCCGGAGCTTCAGCCACCCCGGGAGTCTGCCCAGCCTCAGCATGGAGTCgccactgctgggctcag ggatCTACACGAGCAACAAGGACCCAATCCCGCTGGGCGCGGCGCTGCGGGCGGTGTGCAGCACGCCGCTGCCCTCGGGGCTGCTCCCGCACCAGGGCGGCGccgccctgccccagctcagccgGTCGCCCTTCGCCAGCTCCATCCCCGCCTCCTCCTCCGCCGGATCCACCACACAG GTGTTTTCCCTGGCGGGTTCCACCTTCAGCCTTCCTTCCTCGCACATTTTTGGGAGCCCGCTGACGTCCGGGCTGTCCCTGAACCCCCTCCTCAGCCAGCCGGAGAGCAGCCGGGCAG AGCCCGACCTGGAGGACTGCGGCTTCGGCTGCCGAGGGACGTCCCCGCAGGAGAGCCTGTCCTCCAT gTCCCCCATCAGCAGCCTGCCGACCCTCTTCGACCAGACCGTGTCGTGCAGCAGCAGCGGGCAGCTGGACAATGTCCCGCAGGCCACCCCCAACATCGAGCAACTCCTGGAGAAGCAGGGCAACGGCGAGGCCGGGGTGAACA TTGTGGAGATGCTGAAGGCACTGCACTCGCTGCAGAAGGAGAACCAgcggctgcaggagcagatCATGACGCTGACAGCCAAGAAGGAgcggctgcagctgctcaaTGTCCAGCTGTCTGTCCCCTTCCCCGTAGTCACCAGCAGCAACGGCCCGGGCAGCCAGTCCCAGTACATCCTGCCCGCCAATG tCTGCGGCGGTGACTCCCTGAGCATCAGCAAGAGCCCCCCGTGCAAGAATAGCTTCGGCATCGAGAACTCGCTCTCCACGTCCTCCGAG GACCCTCACTcgggctgtcccagcaggagcagctcctccctgtcctTCCACAGCACCCCCCCGCCCCTGCccatgctgcagcccagccccgccTCGCTGCCGCTGCCCGGGGCGCAGCAGGTGAACGGCCTGGCcagggcggcgggcggggggctgGCCGGAGCCTCGGGGGGCAGCCACGGCCTCTCGGCGGTGCCCATGGTGGACGGCCTGCTGGGCAGTCTGGCCGGAGCCCAGCAGATGCCGCTCAACGGGATCCTGGGGAGCCTGAACGGAGCGCAGCCCGCCCCGCCTCcgagcgcggccccggccctgcagctctccacCAGCCTGAGCAG CGTGGCGAGCCTGAGCCCCCTGACGGAGCAGCAGCGGCACGTCCTGCAGCAGCacgagcagcagctgcagcagctgcagcagctcctgacttCCCAGCCGCTTAACCCG GAGCAGCAGGCGCTCGTGTTCCAGATGATGCAGCAGATCCAGCAGAAGCGGGAGCTGCAGCGGCTGCAGATGTCGGGCTcgtcccagctgtccctgctggctgccaccTCGGCCCCGCTgcaccccagccccagcgcgCTGCTGACCTCGGCCGCGCCCAGCGGGAGCTCCCTGCTGGCCTCGCTGTCCCCGCAGCAGCTGAACCCCGGCGGGGCCCTGCTGGCCCCCCAGGCCACCCCCCCGCTGGGCTCGGGGCCGGCCATGGCCCCCAACCCCTTCCTGAGCCTGCAGCCTGACGGCAGCGCCCCGAAAGGAACG cccctgggtgACAAGGGCGCTCCCCTGGCGCAGGACAAGGGctag
- the PCGF2 gene encoding polycomb group RING finger protein 2: MHRTTRIKITELNPHLMCALCGGYFIDATTIVECLHSFCKTCIVRYLETNKYCPMCDVQVHKTRPLLSIRSDKTLQDIVYKLVPGLFKDEMKRRRDFYAAYPVAEVPLGSQEERGEVAERDQGVGPEDEIVSLSIEFHRDCREEQKGAVENGDLDKDKAPPCPPSPGLRFLRCPAAMTVLHLAKFLRNKMDVPSKYRVEVLYEDEPLKEYYTLMDIAYIYPWRRSGPLALKYRVQPSCKRLKLCPALPSEGTNTSGTSECESGSDKPQSPGLASPPGLASPPALPSPGHGPPGPALNGSASNCHQLPPSCHPVPPARGRKTALNGSAGSALS; encoded by the exons ATGCACAGGACCACCCGGATAAAGATCACGGAGCTGAACCCGCACCTGATGTGTGCCCTCTGCGGCGGCTACTTCATCGACGCCACCACCATCGTGGAGTGTCTACACTCCT tcTGTAAAACCTGCATCGTTCGTTACCTAGAGACCAACAAGTACTGCCCCATGTGCGACGTGCAGGTGCACAAAACCCGGCCCCTGCTCAGCATCCG GTCGGACAAAACCCTCCAGGACATCGTGTACAAGCTGGTCCCGGGGCTTTTCAAAG ATGAGATGAAGAGGAGGCGTGATTTCTACGCTGCGTACCCGGTGGCCGAGG TTCCCCTGGGCTCACAGGAGGAGCGTGGTGAGGTGGCTGAGCGGGATCAGGGCGTGGGGCCCGAGGATGAGATCGTCAGTCTGTCCATTGAGTTCCACCGGGACTGCAG ggaggagcagaaagGTGCCGTGGAGAACGGGGACCTGGACAAGGACAAG GCGCCGCCGTGCCcgcccagccctgggctgcggTTCCTGCGCTGCCCTGCGGCCATGACTGTGCTGCACCTGGCCAAGTTCCTGCGCAACAAGATGGACGTGCCCAGCAAGTACCGG GTGGAGGTGCTGTATGAGGATGAGCCCCTGAAGGAATATTACACCCTGATGGACATCGCCTATATCTACCCCTGGAGGAGG AGTGGTCCCCTGGCACTCAAGTACCGCGTCCAGCCCTCCTGCAAGCGGCTCAAGCTGTGCCCGGCGCTGCCATCCGAGGGCACCAACACTAGCGGCACCTCCGAGTGCGAGTCGGGCAGTGACAAACCGCAGAGCCCCGGGCTGGCATCGCCCCCCGGGCTGGCATcgccccctgccctgcccagccccgggcacggccccCCCGGGCCTGCCCTGAACGGCTCTGCCTCGAACTGTCACCAGCTGCCACCCAGCTGCCACCCGGTGCCACCAGCCCGCGGCCGCAAAACCGCCCTGAATGGCAGTGCGGGCTCGGCCCTGAGCTAA
- the MLLT6 gene encoding protein AF-17 isoform X2 — translation MKEMVGGCCVCSDERGWAENPLVYCDGHGCNVAVHQACYGIVQVPTGPWFCRKCESQERAARVRCELCPHKDGALKRTDNGGWAHVVCALYIPEVQFANVLTMEPIVLQYVPHDRFNKTCYICEEQGRESKAASGACMACNRHGCRQAFHVTCAQMAGLLCEEEVLEVDNVKYCGYCKYHFNKMTSRHSGTSSFLPGRRSRSASPAQEKHLSHHERPKKSRKDKERPKQKHKKRPDSPNSLPPAPVAMAAEKGSSSHHEATKESSEVARAEAKGRKSSSHGSSHKGKKMGSGKSSAGFGSAPAGGTFQTAGSSCSLPGSQDFAPFPKLEQEDEKFRKATSSSSSSHCSPLSEGPKADVFEQKVIFSGFGSIMRFSTSAVGQPRARDASPVDYKASSTLGGPAGGTGGTAGAAGSGHKRMPSLGSEEGEVLKEKKHKGSKKNKHGPGRPKAGKGKEVLGAQLAGSTSTSSSPFSGGSLVSSSIGNSSRSFSHPGSLPSLSMESPLLGSGIYTSNKDPIPLGAALRAVCSTPLPSGLLPHQGGAALPQLSRSPFASSIPASSSAGSTTQVFSLAGSTFSLPSSHIFGSPLTSGLSLNPLLSQPESSRAEPDLEDCGFGCRGTSPQESLSSMSPISSLPTLFDQTVSCSSSGQLDNVPQATPNIEQLLEKQGNGEAGVNIVEMLKALHSLQKENQRLQEQIMTLTAKKERLQLLNVQLSVPFPVVTSSNGPGSQSQYILPANVCGGDSLSISKSPPCKNSFGIENSLSTSSEDPHSGCPSRSSSSLSFHSTPPPLPMLQPSPASLPLPGAQQVNGLARAAGGGLAGASGGSHGLSAVPMVDGLLGSLAGAQQMPLNGILGSLNGAQPAPPPSAAPALQLSTSLSSVASLSPLTEQQRHVLQQHEQQLQQLQQLLTSQPLNPEQQALVFQMMQQIQQKRELQRLQMSGSSQLSLLAATSAPLHPSPSALLTSAAPSGSSLLASLSPQQLNPGGALLAPQATPPLGSGPAMAPNPFLSLQPDGSAPKGTPLGDKGAPLAQDKG, via the exons ATGAAGGAGATGGTGGGAGGCTGCTGTGTGTGTTCCGACGAGCGCGGCTGGGCGGAGAACCCGCTCGTCTACTGCGACGGCCACGGCTGCAATGTGGCCGTGCACCAAG CTTGTTATGGAATTGTCCAGGTTCCCACCGGCCCCTGGTTCTGCCGGAAATGTGAATCCCAGGAAAGAGCCGCCCGAGTG aGGTGCGAGCTGTGTCCCCACAAGGATGGAGCCCTGAAGCGCACGGACAATGGGG gctgggcCCACGTGGTGTGTGCCCTATACATCCCCGAGGTGCAGTTTGCCAACGTGCTCACCATGGAGCCCATCGTGCTCCAGTACGTCCCCCACGACCGCTTCAACAAG aCCTGCTACATCTGCGAGGAGCAAGGGCGGGAGAGCAAGGCGGCCTCGGGGGCCTGCATGGCCTGCAACCGTCACGGCTGCCGCCAGGCCTTCCATGTCACCTG TGCACAGATGGCCGGGCTCCTGTGTgaggaggaggtgctggaggTCGACAATGTCAAATACTGCGGCTACTGCAAATACCACTTCAACAAAATG ACCTCGCGCCATTCCGGGACCAGCTCCTTTCTCCCGGGCAGGAGGAGCcgctcagcatccccagcccaggaAAAGCACCTGTCCCACCACGAGCGGCCAAAAAAG agccGCAAGGACAAGGAGAGGCCGAAGCAGAAGCACAAAAAGCGGCCGGATTCCCCCAACAGCCTCCCCCCAGCACCTGTGGCCATGGCTGCTGAGAAG ggctccagcagccaccACGAGGCCACCAAGGAGAGCTCAGAGGTGGCCAGGGCAGAGGCCAAGGGCAGGAAATCCTCGAGCCACGGCAGCAGCCACAAGGGCAAGAAGATGGGAAGTGGGAAAAGCTCCGCAGGCTTTGGATCTGCCCCAGCTGGAGGAACCTTCCAGACGGCCg gctcctcctgcagcctgcccgGCTCCCAGGACTTCGCGCCCTTCCccaagctggagcaggaggatgagAAGTTCCGCAAGgccaccagctccagctcctcctcgcATTGCTCGCCACTCTCTGAGGGCCCCAAGGCCGACGTCTTCGAGCAGAAGGTCATCTTCTCCGGCTTCGGCTCTATCATGCGCTTCTCCACCTCAGCCGTGGGCCAGCCCCGAGCCCGCGACGCCTCACCCGTGGACTACAAAGCCTCCAGCACCCTTGGTGGCCCCGCGGGTGGCACGGGTGGCACGGCTGGCGCCGCCGGGAGCGGCCACAAGCGGATGCCGTCGCTGGGCTCCGAGGAGGGAGAGGTGCTCAAGGAGAAGAAGCACAAGGGCAGCAAGAAGAACAAGCATGGCCCTGGCAGGCCCAAGGCGGGCAAAGGCAAAGAGGTTTTGGGGGCCCAGCTGGCTGGGtccacctccacctcctcctctcccttctccgGGGGATCCCTCGTCAGCTCTAGCATCGGGAATTCTTCCCGGAGCTTCAGCCACCCCGGGAGTCTGCCCAGCCTCAGCATGGAGTCgccactgctgggctcag ggatCTACACGAGCAACAAGGACCCAATCCCGCTGGGCGCGGCGCTGCGGGCGGTGTGCAGCACGCCGCTGCCCTCGGGGCTGCTCCCGCACCAGGGCGGCGccgccctgccccagctcagccgGTCGCCCTTCGCCAGCTCCATCCCCGCCTCCTCCTCCGCCGGATCCACCACACAG GTGTTTTCCCTGGCGGGTTCCACCTTCAGCCTTCCTTCCTCGCACATTTTTGGGAGCCCGCTGACGTCCGGGCTGTCCCTGAACCCCCTCCTCAGCCAGCCGGAGAGCAGCCGGGCAG AGCCCGACCTGGAGGACTGCGGCTTCGGCTGCCGAGGGACGTCCCCGCAGGAGAGCCTGTCCTCCAT gTCCCCCATCAGCAGCCTGCCGACCCTCTTCGACCAGACCGTGTCGTGCAGCAGCAGCGGGCAGCTGGACAATGTCCCGCAGGCCACCCCCAACATCGAGCAACTCCTGGAGAAGCAGGGCAACGGCGAGGCCGGGGTGAACA TTGTGGAGATGCTGAAGGCACTGCACTCGCTGCAGAAGGAGAACCAgcggctgcaggagcagatCATGACGCTGACAGCCAAGAAGGAgcggctgcagctgctcaaTGTCCAGCTGTCTGTCCCCTTCCCCGTAGTCACCAGCAGCAACGGCCCGGGCAGCCAGTCCCAGTACATCCTGCCCGCCAATG tCTGCGGCGGTGACTCCCTGAGCATCAGCAAGAGCCCCCCGTGCAAGAATAGCTTCGGCATCGAGAACTCGCTCTCCACGTCCTCCGAG GACCCTCACTcgggctgtcccagcaggagcagctcctccctgtcctTCCACAGCACCCCCCCGCCCCTGCccatgctgcagcccagccccgccTCGCTGCCGCTGCCCGGGGCGCAGCAGGTGAACGGCCTGGCcagggcggcgggcggggggctgGCCGGAGCCTCGGGGGGCAGCCACGGCCTCTCGGCGGTGCCCATGGTGGACGGCCTGCTGGGCAGTCTGGCCGGAGCCCAGCAGATGCCGCTCAACGGGATCCTGGGGAGCCTGAACGGAGCGCAGCCCGCCCCGCCTCcgagcgcggccccggccctgcagctctccacCAGCCTGAGCAG CGTGGCGAGCCTGAGCCCCCTGACGGAGCAGCAGCGGCACGTCCTGCAGCAGCacgagcagcagctgcagcagctgcagcagctcctgacttCCCAGCCGCTTAACCCG GAGCAGCAGGCGCTCGTGTTCCAGATGATGCAGCAGATCCAGCAGAAGCGGGAGCTGCAGCGGCTGCAGATGTCGGGCTcgtcccagctgtccctgctggctgccaccTCGGCCCCGCTgcaccccagccccagcgcgCTGCTGACCTCGGCCGCGCCCAGCGGGAGCTCCCTGCTGGCCTCGCTGTCCCCGCAGCAGCTGAACCCCGGCGGGGCCCTGCTGGCCCCCCAGGCCACCCCCCCGCTGGGCTCGGGGCCGGCCATGGCCCCCAACCCCTTCCTGAGCCTGCAGCCTGACGGCAGCGCCCCGAAAGGAACG cccctgggtgACAAGGGCGCTCCCCTGGCGCAGGACAAGGGctag
- the CISD3 gene encoding CDGSH iron-sulfur domain-containing protein 3, mitochondrial: protein MLRPRAAALLSLMRAAGGGRRYRDPSGGARVPSLCSAPPPQPVIAAKEPFPVELQAGKTYGWCACGHSKRQPFCDGSHKKEAPGLSSLLFTPTQTGPALLCGCKRTRSPPYCDGSHREDAVQAAPLPPRS from the exons ATGCTGCGGCCCAGAGCAGCCGCGCTCCTTTCGCTGATGAGGGCGGCAGGGGGCGGCCGCCGGTACCGGGACCCCTCGGGGGGGGCACGGGTCCCGTCGCTCTGCTCCGCGCCCCCCCCGCAGCCGGTGATCGCCGCCAAGGAGCCGTTCCCGGTGGAGCTGCAGGCGGGGAAAACCTACGGCTGGTGCGCCTGCGGGCACAGCAAGCGCCAG CCCTTCTGTGACGGTTCCCACAAGAAGGAGGCCCCGGGGCTGTCCTCGCTGCTCTTCACCCCCACCCAAACCGGCCCCGCGCTGCTCTGCGGCTGCAAACGCACCCGGAGCCCCCCGTACTGCGACGGCTCCCACCGGGAGGACGCGGTGCAGGCGGCGCCGCTGCCCCCCCGCTCCTGA